A section of the Branchiostoma lanceolatum isolate klBraLanc5 chromosome 19, klBraLanc5.hap2, whole genome shotgun sequence genome encodes:
- the LOC136425587 gene encoding cAMP-regulated D2 protein-like: MLLICLLLILSLQLAGGSGLPIKDGGAIVQTQYGAVQGISVEEGDIFLGLPFAEPPVGDLRWQPPQPFSSQWSPSVRDGSVPGQACPQHGCQTEGHDPQHLCPRDGKQSEDCLYLNIFVPHASHHDTEKLPVLFFIHGGDYGSSSGSALAYDGRFLAEKSNTVVVTTNYRLGALGFLVAGQGKDAATGNYGLLDQIEALKWVQANIGNFRGDKNRVTLVGQGAGADSIGIHLTSNKSAGLFDKAIMLSLPFTIPHKSKVEALLLGDYFAEQLNCSHGDMRCLRSKSVNDVVAVQQKADRYITNPFKLLELFTNWSPTIDSDILSAEVLDSFSRGLFQRKPFIIGTTSEEAVLFVHASFNKKMSKLEFEEFILAFMHEKAVAVYKEYKSPPSSDYRPYLAEMLTDLVFTCPTRNVIRSAVAAGDTNVWLYVFDQVWSMKHAWDLNPYCNGHVCNGEDLAFLFQAAPLVNITLTFDEQNMADDMAVYYGNFAHTGNPNTPGLHSRFTHAKKSGGLLWPRYNQHGHYTSLNITTPQNVLIQDYRKEKCDFWDKMKKYTGMKSG, translated from the coding sequence GGCCGGAGGGAGCGGTTTGCCTATCAAAGATGGCGGTGCTATCGTCCAGACGCAATACGGGGCCGTGCAGGGTATATCTGTAGAAGAAGGCGACATATTTCTGGGTCTACCGTTCGCGGAACCACCGGTAGGTGATCTACGCTGGCAACCGCCGCAACCTTTCAGCTCACAGTGGTCTCCTAGCGTGCGCGACGGCTCCGTACCGGGTCAAGCCTGCCCGCAACATGGCTGCCAGACCGAGGGGCACGACCCCCAACATTTATGTCCACGGGACGGAAAACAAAGTGAGGACTGTTTATACCTCAACATCTTCGTCCCACATGCCTCACACCACGACACCGAGAAACTCCCCGTCTTGTTTTTCATACACGGCGGGGACTATGGTTCGAGCTCCGGCTCGGCTTTGGCTTACGACGGAAGATTTCTCGCAGAAAAGAGTAACACCGTGGTCGTCACCACTAACTACCGACTGGGAGCTCTAGGATTTCTCGTAGCAGGGCAAGGTAAGGATGCTGCTACGGGAAACTACGGACTACTGGACCAGATAGAAGCGTTGAAGTGGGTACAGGCAAATATCGGTAACTTCAGAGGGGACAAGAACCGTGTAACACTTGTAGGACAAGGCGCCGGAGCAGATTCAATAGGAATCCACCTGACGTCAAACAAATCTGCTGGCTTATTCGACAAGGCTATTATGTTGAGCTTACCATTTACTATCCCTCACAAATCTAAGGTCGAAGCACTACTTCTTGGGGACTACTTTGCGGAGCAGTTGAACTGTTCACACGGGGACATGAGATGCCTCCGCTCCAAAAGTGTGAACGATGTCGTGGCTGTGCAGCAAAAGGCAGACCGTTACATTACAAACCCGTTCAAACTTTTGGAGCTTTTCACAAACTGGTCGCCTACTATAGACAGCGACATATTGTCTGCGGAAGTATTGGACAGCTTTTCACGTGGTCTTTTTCAGCGAAAACCGTTCATAATAGGCACTACAAGCGAAGAAGCTGTTCTTTTTGTTCACGCGAGCTTCAACAAGAAAATGTCGAAACTTGAATTCGAAGAGTTCATCTTGGCTTTTATGCACGAGAAGGCAGTGGCGGTGTACAAGGAATACAAGTCACCGCCATCTTCGGACTACAGGCCTTACCTAGCGGAGATGCTTACAGACTTAGTTTTTACGTGTCCAACTCGAAACGTCATACGCAGCGCTGTAGCAGCCGGTGACACGAACGTCTGGCTGTACGTTTTCGACCAAGTTTGGTCTATGAAACATGCATGGGACCTCAACCCTTACTGTAACGGACACGTGTGTAACGGGGAAGACCTCGCATTTCTCTTTCAAGCCGCGCCACTCGTAAACATCACCCTTACGTTTGATGAACAGAACATGGCGGATGACATGGCGGTTTACTACGGGAACTTTGCGCACACTGGAAATCCCAACACACCAGGTTTACACTCACGTTTTACACACGCGAAGAAATCAGGAGGTTTACTCTGGCCAAGGTATAACCAACACGGACACTACACTTCCCTTAACATTACTACACCACAGAATGTGTTAATACAAGACTATCGGAAAGAGAAATGTGACTTTTGGGACAAAATGAAGAAGTACACTGGaatgaaatcaggttga